From the Bacteroidia bacterium genome, the window ACCATCATGTTTTGAGGATTATCCAATTTACTGTCATTTAATAAACCACCTTCGGAAACTAACGATTCTTTCAAATGCTCCGGTAATACTACAGGAGAAGGCTGCCCCAGCAGCATGGCTGTTGCTGCCGCCCAGCAAGTTGATGAAGTGGGCTGCGGCACTAAGCCGATAGGGTGAAACACTGCATATTTTTCATTGCCTGTAATGCAATTCCATGTACAGGGACCTACTATGCCATCACCGACAAGCCAGTTGTTAAGTTGAAACTGGACAACAGCTTTTTTTGTCTTTTGACCAAAATCACCATCAGTGGCTAACCTTGTGCCTCCTGTCAACTTTTTATTAAGTAGGTTTTGCAAATCAGTAACCGATTTGCCTTTTGATCCGATGCGTAAGGTTGGGTAACTCATAGTTTATTTTGTTTAATGTTTCTTTTTTATGTTATACCTTTTGTTTAGATTGCTTTTACTTTATGCTGTTTTATTGATAGTCTGGAGCAAGTCCGATTGCTATCGGACTTGCTCCAGAGGGTGTTCGCTATATTAAAGTATCAAGCGGATCGCTGATTTTACCTTTAAAAATTTTCATTTAAATAATTTTCAAAATTATTCTTCTGCTTTAACTATCTTTTCCATTCTACCTTAAAAGGCATTTTTTTTAACTCTTCATCGTGATAAGGCCTTAATGCTGGAGCACCGCCACGCCAGACAATCGTCAATTTATTTTCTTCAGTTTCAATAATTACGGTGTGTATTACCGGATTGGCTTCCTTTAATTTGCCATTGCGACCGTCAACCCAAATCCGGGGTATGTCATTTGGTAATTCTAATAGAAAAATTCTTTTTTGAGGATGTATATTCACCAACCGGATAGATTCGTTACCTGCCAAGTATGGATACTGTAAACCCGGTGGAGCCCCGTTCGCTAACCGCATATTAAGTTTTTCCTCCATAGGTTTTTCACTCAATACATCGGTATCTGCCCATTTTCTCTGTATTTCAGTCAACTCATTCTTAACTGCTGATCTTACAAATAAAGGTAAAATTCCCCAGTAAGCTATGCGTGGAAACCAAGCCATATTTACCCAATCGGTGGCTATTGGGACAGGTTGGTTTATCCAGTTTTCAGGCAATCTTACAATTAAATTATCTGGTGTAAGGCGAATGAATGGGTCTTCTAAATTGGGAAGCTCAAAATTTTCAAAAGCCTCATTATTATTCTCAACAATATAACCTTTGCCACAAGGGTTGCGGGGATAACGATAAATGCTGGAATAATCCCAATCTACATCCGGAAAAGCTTTCACATATTCTTTTGGAACCGGGCTTAATTTTTTTTCTGCAACAGAATCAAACCCACCATACGCCATGTCATATCGCAATGGAATTATATCAATAGCTTCGGGCTTTGTAAATAAAATTTTACCCGTTGTGTCCTTGTATGCAAGGCGTTTACCAAATACAGAAATCTCAAATTTTTTATGCTCACCCACCTCAACGCTTGCATTCATCTGACCCAATCCATTTATACCCTGCACATTTCCTTTAACAATGACATCAGTATAAGGCTTGTAAGGATATAGTTCATGATCCGCCATCATCAATTCTCCCTTTGGATGGTAATATTTTGTGTCCAAATCAAAGAAATCATCAGATGCTGATTTTGTACACTTTCCGTTGCTATCGAAGTAATAAGTTCGTTTCGCTAAAACATTTAAAAAATGTTTTTCAAATATCCCGCTCCCTTTAGTAAAGGAAAGCTGAACCTGATTGAACTCTATAGAATTATTACTTAGTGTATCCTGCATGGTGAGCGCGATTAAAGGGAATTTTCAGCAGGCTCCGAAAAATAAAATGAGACAGCTTCTGGTACATCCGAGACAACGCGTGGGGCAGCAGCAGCCCAATCTTCAACCGGAGTTTCACCCATAGCAATCCCCGTCAAGCCACTAACAAGATCGCTTCCAACTTCTGAGCCTATGATGCTTGTTACTGCGGGACTGCTGCTTGTACCAAAATATCTGCCAAGCGCATTAGTAAGTGGCGTAGCTACGTGAATATTAGAGGTTACCGAACGCATAAATAATCTCGAAGAGAGTTGGCTTATAGATTGATTAAAGCTTCTGCTAATAGGCAATCCTGAGGCAAAGGGTATGAATTTAAGGAGCGCAAATTCCACAATCAATTGCGCTATACCAGCCCATACACCTGCCAAAATATCGCCCATTGACATGCCTGCCTGCACTGTACTGAATGAAAAAATACAGCCATTTGGATAAGAAACTGGCCAATTGCAGTTTAAATTCATATTTACCATTACGAGTATTGCTGCTGAGGTAGGAGAGCCGTTCATTTGAACCGTACTGGCTGCAAATAATGATTTAGACGAACTGAATGCAAGTATTAAAGGATATAAGACATTAGCAAGATTACCAAGATGAACATCAAAGTAACCTGTATCAGTCCCTTGCAACATAGGTTGTATGCTCAATGTTAATATTGGATGCTTGGCAAGTGTTTCAGGGGAACCGGAAAATTTAGATTTACTGGCAATTACTCCATGACCTAAAAAAGAGCAATGCATATAAGGAAGTGGCACAGGAGCGGGACTTGGGGGGATTATTGCATTATGAATATCCACAGAGACCAAAGGGTCAGTCCATTTCATTACATTGAATCCAACCATATCTTATTAGTTTTCAAAAATTGTAATACATCTCTTTTCCAATGGGCGAATTGTATAATTAAATGAATAACGATAAGTAATAAAAACAAAATTGTGCTTAGGTTCTACTCCTATCTGATCAATAACCGGAATACGCTCATAGCTGTTATCACCCATTTGAATCAATACTTTAATCTTTGTCTCCGGAACTGCGAACTGGAACAAGGAGTTGTAATTAACACCGGTTATGGATATTATCTCTCCTTCTTCAACGCTCGTTGCAATCATTTCATTAAAAGCAGAGTTAAAATATTTAGGATCCAGCTTCACCATTTTGCCCTTATTATCAAACTCAACAGAACTCCTGATTCTTTCTTCGCACATAGTGATAGGAACCATACCTACAGGCGATGGCCTATCGTTCCATTTCCTTATTCTGTTAAATGAATGTTCAATATTAGGCAAAGCTTTACCATAGGCATTCTTCTTTTCCCATATAAACCCCTTACCAATCGGATTATTGGAATATGGCACAATTAACTCATCCCAAACGTCCGTACCACCATAGGCATTACTTAAGGTTAACGGCATTTCTAAGAATGGCTCGGCCTCGCTGATTTGTAATCCCAAAAAACTGTTTTCCCAAAAACGGTTTCCGATTACACACACGGAATGGTCAATTTTATTCTTAATCTTAAAATTGACCATCATTTCTTTTGTAGGTACACCAAATGGTGCAATTGCAGACCCAAAAAGAAGCAAATCAACCCCGCCTCTTTTATAAACTGAATCACTTAAAATTTCACCATATTGGCTCATCCACGGCTTAGGAGATAAAGGCCAGTCACCTTCTGTAGTACACTTTAGGTTTTGACCATTTAATTTATAAAAAACACGAACAGCAATGGACGCTGCATTCTTA encodes:
- a CDS encoding peptidoglycan-binding protein; the encoded protein is MSYPTLRIGSKGKSVTDLQNLLNKKLTGGTRLATDGDFGQKTKKAVVQFQLNNWLVGDGIVGPCTWNCITGNEKYAVFHPIGLVPQPTSSTCWAAATAMLLGQPSPVVLPEHLKESLVSEGGLLNDSKLDNPQNMMVYCNHFRLKWHPPQSYLPDGLYDLLKRKPAMANILWDTDSYTRGVGSSGHMVVITGIRGNGEANGTTVRVNDPWPVGSGSVRSFNYAQMIKNTPAYTYHLYQRI
- a CDS encoding DUF2169 domain-containing protein, which codes for MEVLNHTPYSHLLFRTALEKSDKNAASIAVRVFYKLNGQNLKCTTEGDWPLSPKPWMSQYGEILSDSVYKRGGVDLLLFGSAIAPFGVPTKEMMVNFKIKNKIDHSVCVIGNRFWENSFLGLQISEAEPFLEMPLTLSNAYGGTDVWDELIVPYSNNPIGKGFIWEKKNAYGKALPNIEHSFNRIRKWNDRPSPVGMVPITMCEERIRSSVEFDNKGKMVKLDPKYFNSAFNEMIATSVEEGEIISITGVNYNSLFQFAVPETKIKVLIQMGDNSYERIPVIDQIGVEPKHNFVFITYRYSFNYTIRPLEKRCITIFEN
- a CDS encoding DUF2169 domain-containing protein, whose amino-acid sequence is MQDTLSNNSIEFNQVQLSFTKGSGIFEKHFLNVLAKRTYYFDSNGKCTKSASDDFFDLDTKYYHPKGELMMADHELYPYKPYTDVIVKGNVQGINGLGQMNASVEVGEHKKFEISVFGKRLAYKDTTGKILFTKPEAIDIIPLRYDMAYGGFDSVAEKKLSPVPKEYVKAFPDVDWDYSSIYRYPRNPCGKGYIVENNNEAFENFELPNLEDPFIRLTPDNLIVRLPENWINQPVPIATDWVNMAWFPRIAYWGILPLFVRSAVKNELTEIQRKWADTDVLSEKPMEEKLNMRLANGAPPGLQYPYLAGNESIRLVNIHPQKRIFLLELPNDIPRIWVDGRNGKLKEANPVIHTVIIETEENKLTIVWRGGAPALRPYHDEELKKMPFKVEWKR